A genomic region of Streptosporangium lutulentum contains the following coding sequences:
- a CDS encoding acetate--CoA ligase family protein has protein sequence MTYDQAAVRELLEKARAEGRTALTAPEGRRICDAYGITTPGEGLATSANEAVSIAEEIGLPVVLKIVSPDILHKTEAGGVLVGLRDAEAVRAGYDQIMAAARAYNPEAGIDGIQVQAMVGAGHEVIIGAVTDDTFGKIVAFGLGGVLVEVLKDVTFRLAPLSGDDALGMLDDIKAAEVLRGVRGAEPANREALADMIERVGALVGDFPEIAEVDLNPVFATADGATAADVRILLAEEVPQERARLSREEILASMNRIFKPRSVAVIGASEETGKIGNSVMRNLINGGYRGHIYPINPKSPEVLGLPAYRSISDVPGEVDVAVFAIPAKFVAAALEDVGRKGVAGAIMIPSGFAETGNVEGQAEIVEIARKHGVRMLGPNIYGYYYTPENLCATFCTPYDVKGGVALTSQSGGIGMAILGFSRSSGMGVSAIVGVGNKADVDEDDLLTFFEQDDNTNCVAMHLEDLKDGRGFVEAAQRIIRKKPVIVLKAGRTAMGARAAGSHTGALAGDDKVYDDILRQAGVVRAPGLNDMLEYARSLPLMPTPKGENVVIITGAGGSGVLLSDACVDNGLSLMEIPPDLDEAFRAYIPPFGAAGNPVDITGGEPPSTYENTIRLGLADPRVHALVIGYWHTIVTPPMVFAELVARVVAEERAKGNDKPVVASLAGDTEVEEACDHLFANGVIAYPYTTEKPVAVLGAKYRWARAAGLLNG, from the coding sequence ATGACATATGACCAGGCAGCCGTGCGAGAGCTGCTGGAGAAAGCCCGCGCGGAGGGCCGCACGGCGCTGACCGCGCCCGAGGGCAGGCGAATCTGCGACGCGTACGGGATCACGACCCCCGGCGAGGGGCTGGCGACCTCGGCGAACGAGGCGGTGTCCATCGCGGAGGAGATCGGCCTGCCGGTGGTGCTGAAGATCGTCTCTCCCGACATCCTGCACAAGACCGAGGCGGGAGGCGTGCTCGTCGGCCTGCGTGACGCCGAGGCGGTGCGCGCCGGATACGACCAGATCATGGCCGCGGCGCGTGCCTACAACCCCGAGGCGGGGATCGACGGCATCCAGGTGCAGGCCATGGTCGGCGCCGGGCACGAAGTGATCATCGGCGCCGTCACCGACGACACCTTCGGAAAGATCGTCGCCTTCGGACTCGGCGGCGTGCTGGTCGAGGTCCTCAAGGACGTGACCTTCCGATTGGCCCCCCTTTCGGGTGATGATGCACTCGGGATGCTCGATGACATCAAGGCGGCCGAAGTGCTGCGTGGTGTCCGTGGGGCGGAGCCGGCGAACAGGGAGGCACTCGCGGACATGATCGAGCGGGTCGGCGCGCTGGTCGGCGACTTCCCGGAGATCGCCGAGGTCGACCTCAACCCCGTCTTCGCCACCGCGGACGGGGCGACGGCGGCCGACGTGCGCATCCTGCTCGCCGAGGAGGTCCCGCAGGAGAGGGCACGGCTGTCGCGCGAGGAGATCCTCGCCTCGATGAACCGGATCTTCAAGCCGCGCTCCGTCGCGGTGATCGGAGCCTCCGAGGAGACCGGGAAGATCGGCAACTCGGTCATGCGCAACCTGATCAACGGTGGCTACCGGGGCCACATCTACCCGATCAACCCGAAGTCCCCCGAGGTCCTGGGACTGCCCGCCTACCGCAGCATCTCCGACGTGCCGGGCGAGGTAGACGTCGCGGTCTTCGCGATTCCCGCCAAGTTCGTGGCCGCGGCCCTGGAGGACGTCGGGCGCAAGGGCGTGGCGGGCGCGATCATGATCCCGTCCGGTTTCGCCGAGACCGGGAACGTCGAGGGCCAGGCCGAGATCGTCGAGATCGCCCGCAAGCACGGCGTGCGGATGCTCGGCCCCAACATCTACGGCTACTACTACACCCCGGAAAACCTCTGCGCCACGTTCTGCACGCCGTACGACGTCAAGGGCGGTGTGGCGCTGACCTCGCAGAGCGGGGGCATCGGCATGGCCATCCTCGGCTTCAGCCGGTCGTCGGGGATGGGGGTGTCGGCGATCGTCGGGGTCGGCAACAAGGCCGACGTCGACGAGGACGACCTGCTCACGTTCTTCGAGCAGGACGACAACACCAACTGCGTGGCCATGCACCTGGAAGACCTCAAGGACGGGCGCGGGTTCGTCGAGGCCGCCCAGCGGATCATCCGCAAGAAGCCGGTGATCGTGCTCAAGGCCGGGCGCACCGCGATGGGCGCCCGGGCGGCAGGTTCGCACACGGGCGCGCTGGCCGGCGACGACAAGGTCTACGACGACATCCTCCGCCAGGCGGGGGTCGTCCGGGCCCCGGGCCTCAACGACATGCTCGAATACGCGCGGTCACTGCCGTTGATGCCCACGCCCAAGGGCGAGAACGTCGTCATCATCACCGGGGCGGGCGGCTCGGGTGTCCTGCTCTCCGACGCCTGCGTGGACAACGGACTGTCCCTCATGGAGATCCCGCCGGATCTCGACGAGGCCTTCCGCGCCTACATCCCGCCCTTCGGCGCGGCGGGCAACCCCGTCGACATCACCGGTGGCGAACCGCCCAGCACCTACGAGAACACCATCAGGCTCGGTCTGGCGGACCCTCGCGTCCACGCGCTGGTGATCGGTTACTGGCACACGATCGTGACCCCGCCGATGGTCTTCGCGGAGCTGGTCGCGCGCGTGGTGGCCGAAGAGCGCGCGAAGGGCAACGACAAGCCCGTCGTGGCGTCGCTGGCAGGTGACACCGAGGTCGAGGAGGCCTGCGATCACCTGTTCGCCAACGGGGTGATCGCCTATCCCTACACGACCGAGAAGCCGGTGGCGGTGCTCGGCGCGAAATATCGCTGGGCGAGGGCGGCAGGTCTGCTGAACGGCTGA
- a CDS encoding metal ABC transporter substrate-binding protein, producing MMSDSSRRIRMRAAGLLALITALAATSACGADAAGSAARTGGSPGEKTDVTAAMYPLEWLAGQVGGPDVTVTGLTKPGTEPHDLELALTQVAGLEQTGLVVYIKGVQPAVDEAVEQHAADRGFDAATAVETIPATTEEGHEGEAGGEEHGHDVGYDPHLWLDPARFATVATQLGEKLAAADPAHAQGYKDRAAKTAADLGALDGEIARGLGTCASDVILTSHSAFGYLADRYKLRQVGISGLDPDAEPSPARIAEVAKVAKQEKVTTIFTETLVSPKVAEVLAQEVGAKTAVLDPVESQPANGDYLSAMRQNLTALQTALSCS from the coding sequence ATGATGTCCGACTCCTCCCGACGTATCCGCATGCGCGCCGCAGGTCTGCTCGCACTCATCACCGCTCTCGCCGCCACCTCGGCCTGCGGTGCCGACGCGGCCGGCTCCGCCGCCCGGACGGGCGGCTCGCCGGGAGAGAAGACCGACGTCACCGCCGCCATGTATCCCTTGGAGTGGCTCGCCGGACAGGTGGGCGGCCCCGACGTGACCGTCACCGGCCTGACCAAGCCCGGCACCGAGCCGCACGACCTGGAGCTGGCCCTGACCCAGGTGGCCGGGCTGGAGCAGACCGGGCTCGTCGTCTACATCAAGGGAGTCCAGCCCGCCGTGGACGAGGCGGTCGAGCAGCACGCCGCCGACCGGGGTTTCGACGCGGCGACCGCGGTCGAGACCATCCCGGCGACCACCGAGGAGGGCCACGAGGGTGAGGCGGGCGGGGAGGAGCACGGCCACGACGTCGGCTACGACCCCCATCTCTGGCTCGATCCGGCCCGGTTCGCGACGGTCGCGACCCAGCTCGGCGAGAAACTCGCCGCCGCCGACCCCGCGCACGCGCAGGGCTACAAGGACCGCGCCGCCAAGACCGCGGCCGACCTCGGCGCCCTCGACGGCGAAATCGCCCGGGGACTGGGCACGTGCGCCTCGGACGTGATCCTCACCAGCCACTCCGCGTTCGGCTACCTCGCCGACCGCTACAAACTCCGCCAGGTCGGGATCAGCGGCCTCGATCCGGACGCCGAGCCCTCTCCCGCGCGCATCGCCGAAGTGGCCAAAGTGGCCAAGCAGGAGAAAGTGACTACGATTTTCACCGAGACACTCGTCAGCCCGAAGGTCGCCGAGGTTCTCGCCCAGGAGGTCGGTGCCAAGACCGCGGTCCTCGACCCGGTCGAAAGCCAGCCGGCGAACGGCGACTACCTGTCCGCCATGCGCCAGAACCTCACCGCACTCCAAACGGCACTCAGCTGCTCGTAA
- a CDS encoding TerC family protein, translating to MNIPTWVWLVTVAGFMLVLAVDFYLVARNPREPSFRECTRWVIFYVLLAVAFGAGILVLSGPSHGGEFFAGWITEYSLSVDNLFVFLIIMSRFSVPTRYRQKVLLVGVVLALLLRGVFIAAGAEAVTRFDWLFYIFGAFLIYTAWKLIGHEEEEAEFSENIALRTVRRFVPATDAYHGSSLVVKIDGRRAVTPMLIVMLAIGTTDLLFALDSIPAIFGLTKEPYLVFTANAFALMGLRQLFFLIGGLLDRLVYLSKGLSIVLAFIGVKLVLEALHHDGVSWAPEIPIMVSLGVIVGTLAVTAVLSLIKSRNDRGRAVADPPADAGDLPGQAGPADPDGKRSEVHADG from the coding sequence ATGAACATCCCCACCTGGGTGTGGTTGGTCACGGTCGCGGGATTCATGCTCGTGCTGGCCGTCGACTTCTATCTCGTCGCACGTAACCCCCGAGAGCCTTCCTTTCGGGAGTGCACGCGGTGGGTGATCTTCTACGTACTGCTCGCCGTCGCCTTCGGTGCGGGAATACTGGTGCTCAGCGGTCCCTCCCACGGAGGTGAGTTCTTCGCCGGATGGATCACCGAGTACTCGCTCAGCGTCGACAACCTGTTCGTCTTCCTGATCATCATGAGTCGTTTCTCGGTGCCGACCCGCTACCGGCAGAAGGTGCTCCTGGTCGGGGTCGTTCTGGCCCTTCTCCTACGGGGCGTCTTCATCGCGGCCGGAGCGGAGGCCGTGACCCGGTTCGACTGGCTCTTCTACATCTTCGGCGCCTTCCTCATCTACACCGCGTGGAAGCTGATAGGCCACGAGGAGGAGGAAGCGGAGTTCTCCGAGAACATCGCGCTCCGCACGGTAAGGCGCTTCGTCCCCGCGACGGACGCCTACCATGGCTCGTCACTCGTCGTGAAGATCGACGGACGCCGGGCCGTCACGCCGATGCTGATCGTGATGTTGGCGATCGGGACCACGGACCTGTTGTTCGCCCTGGACTCGATCCCCGCCATCTTCGGGCTCACCAAGGAGCCCTATCTGGTGTTCACCGCCAACGCCTTCGCGCTGATGGGGCTGAGGCAGCTGTTCTTCCTGATCGGAGGGTTGCTGGACCGTCTGGTCTATCTCAGCAAAGGCCTGTCGATCGTCCTGGCCTTCATCGGTGTGAAGCTCGTGCTGGAGGCGTTGCACCACGACGGCGTCTCCTGGGCTCCGGAGATCCCCATCATGGTCTCGCTAGGAGTCATCGTCGGCACCCTGGCGGTCACCGCCGTCCTCAGCCTGATCAAGTCGAGGAACGACCGCGGTCGCGCCGTCGCCGATCCGCCGGCCGACGCGGGTGACCTGCCCGGCCAGGCCGGTCCCGCTGATCCGGACGGAAAGCGGAGCGAGGTTCACGCCGACGGCTGA
- the frc gene encoding formyl-CoA transferase codes for MKALDGVRVLDMTHVQSGPSCTQLLAWLGADVVKLEAPSGDITRKQLRDVPGVDSLYFTMLNCNKRSITLNMKSERGKEIFTKLVGESDILVENFGPGAVERMGFPWERLQELNPRLIYASIKGFGPGRYADFKAYEVIAQAMGGSMSTTGFEDGPPLATGAQIGDSGTGVHALAGILAALYQREQTGRGQRVQVAMQHAVLNLCRVKLRDQQRLTSGPLTEYPNKSFSDEVPRSGNASGGGQPGWAVRCAPGGPNDYIYVIVQPVGWAPLAGIIGRPELAEDPEWATPEARLPKLDKMFQLIEEWSSGQDKWTVLDRLNAVNIPCGPILSTKELLEDESLRREGALVEVDHPERGSFTTVGSPLHLSDSPVDVTSPPLLGEHNTEIYAGLGLTAEDLADLKTNGVI; via the coding sequence ATGAAGGCACTGGATGGTGTCCGCGTCCTCGACATGACCCACGTGCAGTCGGGTCCGTCCTGCACTCAGCTCCTGGCCTGGCTCGGCGCCGACGTGGTCAAGCTGGAGGCGCCCTCGGGCGACATCACCCGCAAGCAGCTGCGCGACGTCCCCGGCGTCGACAGCCTCTACTTCACGATGCTGAACTGCAACAAGCGAAGCATCACCCTCAACATGAAGAGCGAGCGCGGCAAGGAGATCTTCACCAAGCTGGTGGGTGAGTCCGACATCCTCGTGGAGAACTTCGGCCCCGGGGCCGTCGAGCGGATGGGCTTCCCCTGGGAGCGGCTCCAGGAGCTCAACCCCCGGCTGATCTACGCCTCGATCAAGGGCTTCGGCCCGGGGCGCTACGCCGACTTCAAGGCCTACGAGGTGATCGCCCAGGCGATGGGCGGCTCGATGAGCACCACCGGCTTCGAAGACGGGCCGCCGCTGGCCACGGGGGCACAGATCGGCGACTCGGGCACCGGCGTCCACGCCCTCGCCGGCATCCTGGCCGCGCTCTACCAGCGCGAGCAGACCGGCCGGGGCCAGCGCGTCCAGGTGGCCATGCAGCACGCCGTGCTCAACCTGTGCCGGGTGAAGCTCCGCGACCAGCAGAGGCTCACCTCCGGACCTCTGACGGAGTATCCCAACAAGTCCTTCAGCGACGAGGTCCCCCGCTCGGGCAACGCCTCGGGCGGCGGCCAGCCCGGCTGGGCCGTGCGGTGCGCCCCGGGCGGCCCCAACGACTACATCTACGTCATCGTGCAGCCCGTCGGCTGGGCGCCGCTCGCCGGGATCATCGGACGCCCCGAGCTGGCCGAGGACCCCGAGTGGGCCACCCCGGAGGCGCGGTTACCCAAGCTGGACAAGATGTTCCAGCTCATCGAGGAATGGAGCAGCGGCCAGGACAAGTGGACGGTCCTCGACCGGCTCAACGCCGTCAACATCCCGTGCGGGCCGATCCTGTCGACCAAGGAACTGCTGGAGGACGAGAGCCTCCGGAGGGAGGGCGCGCTCGTCGAGGTCGACCACCCCGAGCGCGGTTCGTTCACGACGGTCGGCAGCCCGCTGCACCTGTCCGACTCGCCGGTCGACGTCACCAGCCCGCCGCTGCTCGGAGAGCACAACACCGAGATCTACGCGGGCCTGGGCCTGACCGCCGAGGATCTGGCAGATCTGAAAACGAACGGAGTCATCTGA
- a CDS encoding molybdopterin molybdotransferase MoeA, whose amino-acid sequence MPGGRRADATGHAAALSWEAARRVAASAAGPLPAVEVPLRLAYGRLAEPLRALVPVPGADVAAMDGYAVAGAPPWRVAGLVLAGGEAFGAALAPGTAVEIATGAPVPEGAEAVLPYEAAVRGNSPAPDRERTVSGAIEPGRHIRRRGEDCPQGTVVLAAGSVVTPAVLGLAAALGHDTLPVGPRPVVSVLVTGDEVVTEGLPGPGRVRDAIGPMLPGLVAWAGGRAEEPLWLPDGAPALAAALSGAGDGPPGEVIVVCGASSKGPADHLREVLAGLGAEILVDGVAVRPGHPQLLARLPGGRLVAGLPGNPYAALVAALTLLVPALRALTGEPEPPGERAVLVAPDAPAGPVRPHATDTRMVAVRRGAQGAAPVGHDRPGSLWGAALADALAVVPPGWRGEPVELVALPAQLVALPTQRG is encoded by the coding sequence ATGCCGGGCGGGCGTCGTGCCGATGCCACCGGACACGCCGCCGCCCTCTCCTGGGAGGCCGCCCGCCGGGTGGCGGCATCGGCCGCGGGGCCGCTTCCCGCCGTGGAGGTCCCTCTCCGGCTCGCGTACGGCCGCCTGGCGGAGCCGCTGCGCGCCCTCGTCCCGGTCCCCGGGGCCGATGTGGCCGCCATGGACGGCTACGCGGTCGCGGGTGCTCCGCCCTGGCGGGTCGCGGGTCTCGTGCTGGCCGGAGGGGAGGCCTTCGGCGCCGCGCTCGCGCCGGGCACGGCGGTGGAGATCGCCACCGGCGCCCCCGTGCCGGAGGGGGCCGAGGCGGTGCTGCCCTACGAGGCGGCCGTGCGGGGGAACTCGCCGGCGCCGGATCGGGAGAGGACCGTCTCGGGGGCGATCGAGCCGGGGCGGCACATCCGCCGCCGCGGCGAAGACTGCCCGCAGGGGACCGTCGTGCTCGCCGCGGGATCGGTGGTCACGCCCGCGGTCCTCGGGCTCGCGGCGGCGCTCGGGCACGACACGCTCCCGGTCGGGCCGAGGCCCGTGGTGTCCGTGCTGGTCACGGGCGACGAGGTGGTCACCGAGGGGCTGCCGGGCCCCGGCCGGGTGCGTGACGCGATCGGGCCGATGCTGCCGGGCCTGGTCGCGTGGGCGGGCGGAAGGGCCGAGGAGCCGCTGTGGCTGCCCGACGGCGCCCCGGCCCTCGCCGCCGCGCTGTCGGGAGCCGGGGACGGCCCGCCGGGCGAGGTGATCGTGGTGTGCGGGGCCTCGTCGAAGGGGCCCGCGGACCACCTGAGGGAGGTGCTGGCCGGGCTCGGCGCGGAGATCCTCGTCGACGGCGTCGCGGTGCGGCCGGGGCACCCGCAGCTTCTCGCCAGGCTTCCCGGCGGGCGGCTGGTCGCGGGGCTTCCCGGAAATCCCTACGCGGCGCTGGTCGCCGCGCTGACGCTGCTCGTCCCGGCGCTCAGGGCGCTCACGGGCGAACCGGAGCCCCCCGGGGAGCGGGCCGTCCTGGTCGCGCCGGACGCGCCGGCCGGTCCCGTGCGGCCCCACGCCACCGACACCCGGATGGTCGCGGTACGGCGTGGCGCCCAGGGCGCGGCGCCGGTCGGACACGACCGGCCGGGGTCGCTGTGGGGGGCCGCGCTCGCCGACGCGCTGGCGGTCGTACCCCCCGGATGGAGGGGCGAACCGGTGGAGCTTGTGGCTCTGCCCGCACAACTTGTGGCTCTGCCCACACAAAGGGGCTAG
- a CDS encoding 2-dehydropantoate 2-reductase, whose protein sequence is MKVAVLGAGAIGAYVGAALHRAGAEVHLIARGEHLAAMRKSGVRVLSPRGDFTAHPHTTDNPLEIGKVDHVFLGLKANSYAAAGPMIRPLLHETTGIIAAQNGIPWWYFHRLPGPYQGHLIESVDPGGTVTAALPLERAIGCVVYAATEIEAPGVIRHLEGTRFSIGEPDGSLSSRCVAFSQAMVEGGLKCPVEADLRRDIWIKLMGNIAFNPISALTRATMAGICRHRRTRDLVVSMMRETVEVARRVGCDPEISIERRIAGAERAGEHKTSTLQDLEKGKPLELDVILAAVVELADLTGTEVPTLRAIHAVADLLDEQVRESLAAAS, encoded by the coding sequence GTGAAAGTCGCTGTTCTTGGCGCCGGCGCTATCGGCGCCTACGTCGGCGCCGCCCTGCACAGGGCCGGCGCCGAGGTGCATTTGATCGCCCGCGGAGAGCACCTCGCGGCGATGCGGAAGTCCGGCGTGCGTGTGCTGAGCCCGCGAGGAGACTTCACAGCCCATCCCCACACCACCGACAACCCCCTTGAGATCGGCAAGGTGGACCATGTCTTCCTCGGCCTGAAGGCCAACTCCTACGCGGCGGCCGGTCCCATGATCCGGCCGCTGCTCCACGAGACCACCGGCATCATCGCGGCCCAGAACGGCATCCCGTGGTGGTATTTCCATCGTCTTCCCGGCCCTTACCAGGGCCATCTGATCGAGAGCGTCGACCCCGGCGGAACGGTCACCGCCGCGCTCCCGCTGGAGCGCGCGATCGGATGCGTGGTCTACGCGGCGACCGAGATCGAGGCGCCCGGCGTGATCCGCCACCTCGAAGGCACCCGCTTCTCCATCGGGGAGCCCGACGGCTCCCTCTCATCCCGCTGTGTCGCGTTCAGCCAGGCCATGGTCGAGGGCGGGCTGAAGTGCCCGGTGGAGGCCGACCTGCGGCGCGACATCTGGATCAAGCTCATGGGCAACATCGCCTTCAACCCGATCAGCGCCCTCACCCGGGCGACGATGGCGGGCATCTGCCGCCACCGGCGGACCCGAGACCTCGTCGTCTCCATGATGCGCGAGACCGTCGAGGTGGCCCGCCGGGTCGGCTGCGACCCGGAGATCTCGATCGAGCGCAGGATCGCCGGCGCCGAGCGGGCCGGGGAGCACAAGACCTCCACGCTCCAGGACCTGGAGAAGGGCAAGCCCCTGGAGCTCGACGTGATCCTCGCCGCCGTCGTCGAACTGGCCGACCTCACCGGGACCGAGGTGCCCACACTCCGCGCGATCCACGCGGTCGCCGATCTTCTCGACGAACAGGTGCGAGAGAGCCTTGCCGCGGCGAGTTGA
- a CDS encoding Nramp family divalent metal transporter, protein MDTSKTPASAETSQVNAVPGQEERVWRAGGLEPMPIRTLPDAPPSIHILGPTVFLVALGVGMGESYMWPRLVLLFGPEIRWLFLIGVTLQAVVMLEMARYAMATGESIFFGAARVFKPLMWFFFVVAILVYIWPGHLSAGAAAFEQITGIPWVITACIGLVLVGVVFSLAKVIYNLLESLLSILIGTLVVGTAIVAAMVGTWNDVVSTIAGMFSFGYLPEEAMSAAWFPVIVGAIAFAGPSGMQQMWYTLHLRDSGAGMGSHIPAVRGLRHAGEEEVMPSRGFMFDTDNPEEMRKWKGWRRWVTFDALLLFWGITMLVTISFTVIAQAATRSTPGIREVIESGEREAALYAMADSFASAGSSVLGVVFLGFIALIGLNATLGLFDSFSRGQADMSYHFVRGAKKFGMSRLYAGFLWGVIAFGILILLFGPADGPSGILDTLAFLSTFAMGAYCVTLLLVNNRMLPKPIRPKIWTNLIIGFGAVFYLGMLFYSLFAFGVVL, encoded by the coding sequence GTGGACACGTCAAAAACACCGGCGTCAGCGGAGACCAGCCAGGTCAACGCTGTGCCGGGTCAGGAAGAACGAGTATGGCGGGCGGGCGGCCTGGAGCCGATGCCCATCCGCACCCTGCCCGATGCGCCCCCGTCGATCCACATCCTCGGACCGACGGTGTTCCTCGTCGCCCTCGGCGTGGGCATGGGCGAGTCTTACATGTGGCCCCGGCTCGTCCTGCTCTTCGGGCCTGAGATCCGGTGGCTGTTCCTCATCGGCGTCACCTTGCAGGCCGTGGTGATGCTGGAGATGGCCCGCTACGCCATGGCGACGGGGGAGAGCATCTTCTTCGGCGCCGCCCGGGTGTTCAAGCCCCTGATGTGGTTCTTCTTCGTCGTCGCGATCCTCGTCTACATCTGGCCGGGGCACCTGTCGGCGGGAGCCGCGGCCTTCGAGCAGATCACCGGAATACCGTGGGTGATCACAGCCTGTATAGGGCTGGTGCTGGTCGGCGTCGTCTTCAGCCTGGCAAAGGTGATCTACAACCTGCTGGAGAGCCTGCTGTCGATCCTGATCGGCACGCTCGTCGTCGGGACCGCCATCGTGGCGGCGATGGTCGGCACCTGGAACGACGTGGTGAGCACCATCGCCGGGATGTTCTCGTTCGGCTACCTGCCGGAGGAGGCGATGTCCGCGGCCTGGTTCCCGGTGATCGTGGGCGCGATCGCCTTCGCGGGACCGTCCGGTATGCAGCAGATGTGGTACACCCTGCACCTGCGTGACTCCGGGGCCGGCATGGGCTCTCACATCCCCGCCGTCCGCGGTCTCCGGCACGCCGGCGAGGAAGAGGTCATGCCGTCGCGTGGCTTCATGTTCGACACCGACAACCCCGAGGAGATGCGCAAGTGGAAGGGGTGGCGGCGCTGGGTCACCTTCGACGCGCTCCTGCTCTTCTGGGGCATCACGATGCTGGTCACGATCTCCTTCACCGTGATCGCCCAGGCGGCGACGAGGAGCACCCCGGGCATTCGGGAGGTCATCGAATCGGGTGAACGGGAGGCCGCGCTCTACGCCATGGCCGACTCCTTCGCCTCGGCGGGCAGCTCGGTGCTGGGTGTCGTCTTCCTCGGCTTCATCGCGCTGATCGGTCTCAACGCCACGCTCGGCCTGTTCGACTCCTTCTCCCGAGGGCAGGCGGACATGTCGTACCACTTCGTGCGCGGTGCGAAGAAGTTCGGGATGTCCCGCCTGTATGCGGGCTTCCTCTGGGGCGTCATCGCGTTCGGCATCCTGATCCTGCTGTTCGGCCCGGCCGACGGCCCGAGCGGGATTCTCGACACGCTGGCCTTCCTGTCGACGTTCGCCATGGGCGCCTACTGCGTCACGCTGCTCCTGGTGAACAACCGCATGCTGCCCAAACCGATCCGGCCGAAGATCTGGACCAACCTGATCATCGGCTTCGGAGCGGTGTTCTACCTGGGAATGCTGTTCTACAGCCTGTTCGCCTTCGGCGTGGTCCTGTGA
- a CDS encoding thiamine pyrophosphate-binding protein yields the protein MTQPADTAPETISGGHLVAKALKAEGIDVIFTLCGGHIIDIYDGCVDEGIEVIDVRHEQVAAHAADGYARITGKPGCAVVTAGPGTTDAITGVANAFRAESPMLLIGGQGALSQHKMGSLQDLPHVDIMTPITKFAATVPGTERVADLVSMAFRECFNGAPGPSFLEIPRDVLDASVPLSKARIPEAGRYRASTRQAGDPEAIERLADLLAHAEKPCVLLGSQVWTTRGTDAAIDFVRALNVPAYMNGSARGTLPPGDPHHFQLSRRYAFNNADLIIIVGTPFDFRMGYGKRLSPTATVVQIDLDYRTVGKNRDIDLGIVGDAGLVLSSAAQAASGRVENGSAGRKAWLEELRAVETAAYEKRLPRQLSDSTPIDPYRLVHEINEFLTEDSIYIGDGGDIVTFSGQVVQPKSPGHWMDPGPLGTLGVGVAFAMAAKYARPDKEVLCLFGDGAFSLTGWDFETMVRFNLPFIGVIGNNSSMNQIRYGQAAKYGDNRGRVGNTLGDVRYDEFARMLGGHGEEVRDPADIRPALERARESGKPALINVWVDPDVYAPGTMNQTMYK from the coding sequence ATGACCCAGCCAGCGGACACGGCACCGGAAACGATCTCCGGAGGCCACCTGGTGGCGAAGGCGCTGAAGGCGGAGGGGATCGATGTGATCTTCACGCTCTGCGGCGGCCACATCATCGACATCTACGACGGTTGCGTCGACGAGGGCATCGAGGTCATCGATGTCCGCCACGAGCAGGTGGCCGCGCACGCCGCCGACGGTTACGCGCGGATCACCGGCAAGCCGGGATGCGCGGTTGTGACGGCGGGGCCGGGCACCACCGATGCGATCACCGGTGTGGCCAACGCCTTCAGGGCGGAGAGCCCCATGTTGCTCATCGGCGGACAGGGAGCGCTCAGCCAGCACAAGATGGGCTCGCTCCAGGACTTGCCGCACGTCGACATCATGACCCCGATCACCAAGTTTGCGGCCACGGTCCCCGGGACCGAGCGGGTGGCGGACCTCGTGTCCATGGCCTTCAGAGAGTGCTTCAACGGCGCTCCGGGGCCGTCCTTCCTGGAGATCCCCCGCGACGTGCTCGACGCCAGCGTCCCGCTGTCCAAGGCGCGCATCCCCGAGGCCGGCCGCTACCGGGCCTCCACCCGCCAGGCCGGAGACCCCGAGGCGATCGAGCGCCTGGCCGACCTGCTGGCCCACGCCGAGAAGCCCTGCGTGCTGCTGGGCAGCCAGGTGTGGACCACCCGGGGCACCGACGCCGCGATCGACTTCGTCCGCGCCCTGAACGTGCCCGCCTACATGAACGGCTCCGCCCGGGGCACCCTGCCCCCCGGCGACCCGCACCACTTCCAGCTCTCCCGGCGCTACGCCTTCAACAACGCCGACCTGATCATCATCGTCGGCACGCCGTTCGACTTCCGCATGGGATACGGCAAGCGCCTGTCGCCCACGGCGACCGTGGTCCAGATCGACCTCGACTACCGGACCGTCGGAAAGAACCGCGACATCGACCTCGGCATCGTCGGCGACGCCGGGCTGGTCCTGTCGTCCGCGGCCCAGGCGGCCTCCGGCCGCGTCGAGAACGGCTCGGCCGGGCGCAAGGCGTGGCTGGAGGAGCTGCGCGCCGTCGAGACGGCCGCCTACGAGAAGCGGCTGCCCCGCCAGCTCTCCGACTCCACGCCGATCGACCCCTACCGGCTCGTGCACGAGATCAACGAGTTCCTCACCGAGGACAGCATCTACATCGGTGACGGCGGCGACATCGTCACCTTCTCCGGCCAGGTCGTCCAGCCCAAGTCGCCGGGCCACTGGATGGACCCCGGGCCGCTCGGCACGCTCGGCGTCGGCGTCGCCTTCGCCATGGCCGCGAAATACGCCCGCCCGGACAAGGAGGTGCTCTGCCTCTTCGGTGACGGGGCGTTCAGCCTCACCGGCTGGGACTTCGAGACCATGGTCCGCTTCAACCTCCCGTTCATCGGGGTCATCGGCAACAACTCCTCGATGAACCAGATCCGCTACGGCCAGGCCGCCAAGTACGGCGACAACCGCGGCCGGGTCGGCAACACCCTCGGCGACGTCAGATACGACGAGTTCGCCCGGATGCTGGGCGGCCACGGCGAGGAGGTCAGGGATCCCGCGGACATCCGGCCGGCCCTGGAGCGGGCGCGCGAGTCCGGCAAGCCCGCGCTGATCAACGTATGGGTCGATCCAGACGTATACGCCCCCGGAACCATGAACCAGACCATGTACAAGTGA